TAACCGGTAACTGAAGACCGGTACTGCCTCTTATACCGCCCTCGCCTTAACCTTTACATAGACGTGCTTCCCCTTCTCCACCACCTCGAACCTGTCGAGCGGCCTCGGCGGGGGGCCCGAGATGTTCTTACCGTCCCTGTCGTAGATCCCCTGGTGGCAGGGACAGACGAACCGCTCGCCCACCTTATCCCATGAAACCAGGCACCCCAGGTCCGTGCACACGCGGCTGAAGGCGACCACCTCGTCTCCGGCCTTCAGGATGGTGAGCGGGTTGCCCCCGACCTCCATGGTGAGGCCGCCCGAGGGTATGGCCGACTTCAGCCCAACGAGGACCTCCTCGAACCTGGCGGCCTTTACCTCGGGGATGAGGAACTGGAAGAACCTCAGGGCCAGTGTCCCTAGCCCGAGTGTGAGCCCGAAACCCATAAAGGCCCCCGAGAGAAACCGCCTCCTCGAAACGTTATCGTTTATTACCCCCATTCAAACCTCCCGAAAACAAAAACGCCTTCCCCGGACCGTTCCATCCTCTGGTCTCCGGAAAAGGCGCCCTTGCCTCTATCTTCGGTTATGTCGATACAATCGGTGTACCGATTACAGCTTATATCCCCTCTCGCCGTGCTGAGATTTTTTTAGCTTCCTTGCGGAAACGCATCTTCGCTCGATAGGCCGCTACAGGTTATAGCCTCTCTCGCCGTGCTGGGATATGTCGAGCCCTTCCATCTCATCCTCTTCGCTTACCCGGAGTCCCATCACCGCATCGAGTGCCTTCAGTATCACGAAGGTCGCCACACCGGCGAGCACCCAGGTGGCCACAACCGCTTTAAGCTGTATGACCAGCTGGCCCGGGTTTCCGAAAAACGCCCCCTCGGCCCCGACAGAGGCGAAGAGTCCGGTGGCTATCGCCCCCCAGGTGCCGCCTATACCGTGTATGCCGAAGACGTCGAGCGAGTCGTCGTAGCCGAGAAGCGGCTTCAGGTAGCTTACGGCCATGTAGCAGATGACCCCCGCGCCCCCGCCTATCACTATCGAGGAGATGGGCCCGACGAAGCCCGCGGCCGGGGTTATGGCCACAAGGCCCGCTATCGCGCCGGACGCGGCGCCGAGTGCCGTGGGCTTGCCCCTCTGTATCCACTCGGCGAAGACCCAGACAAGCGC
This genomic window from Thermodesulfobacteriota bacterium contains:
- a CDS encoding Rieske (2Fe-2S) protein yields the protein MGVINDNVSRRRFLSGAFMGFGLTLGLGTLALRFFQFLIPEVKAARFEEVLVGLKSAIPSGGLTMEVGGNPLTILKAGDEVVAFSRVCTDLGCLVSWDKVGERFVCPCHQGIYDRDGKNISGPPPRPLDRFEVVEKGKHVYVKVKARAV